The following coding sequences lie in one Desulfovibrio psychrotolerans genomic window:
- a CDS encoding DUF2959 family protein, whose amino-acid sequence MKHFIELSLMNTKTHTAAQKRVLRPAVAILIMVMLAATAGCQKAYYGAMEMVGVQKRQILVDRSEDSRNALHAAMTDFGPVLDKFSSRLQLAGQPPKERYEAVQALFDVVDSRAQTLNKSLDKTQDVADALFADWEKEARGYASEALQETARQRLNETRDAFRTMMRAARRAEDTVPPVLEPLRRHTLHLKINQNDEAAATVDAELPRLQQDIVALQQHMQTAIDEANRFIHFMNRSGK is encoded by the coding sequence ATGAAGCATTTCATAGAACTTTCCCTGATGAACACAAAGACGCATACAGCTGCCCAAAAACGCGTGCTGCGGCCCGCCGTTGCCATTCTGATCATGGTGATGCTCGCCGCCACCGCAGGATGCCAGAAAGCCTATTACGGTGCCATGGAGATGGTGGGGGTGCAGAAACGCCAGATTCTCGTTGACCGCTCGGAAGACAGCCGCAACGCCCTGCACGCGGCCATGACCGATTTCGGCCCCGTGCTGGACAAATTCTCCAGCCGCCTGCAACTGGCAGGGCAGCCCCCCAAAGAGCGCTATGAAGCCGTGCAGGCCCTTTTTGACGTGGTGGATTCCCGCGCGCAGACACTGAACAAAAGTCTGGATAAAACGCAGGACGTGGCTGATGCCCTCTTCGCGGACTGGGAAAAAGAAGCACGCGGCTACGCAAGCGAAGCCCTGCAGGAAACCGCCCGCCAGCGCCTGAACGAGACCCGCGACGCCTTCCGCACCATGATGCGCGCCGCCCGCCGTGCGGAAGACACTGTGCCGCCGGTTCTTGAACCGCTGCGCAGGCACACCCTGCACCTCAAGATCAACCAGAACGATGAGGCAGCCGCCACTGTGGACGCGGAGCTCCCCCGCCTGCAGCAGGACATTGTCGCGCTCCAGCAGCACATGCAGACCGCCATTGACGAGGCAAACCGCTTTATCCATTTCATGAACCGCAGCGGGAAGTAG
- a CDS encoding YccF domain-containing protein: MIQVILNILWLVLGGIAMGLGWYVAGLIMVVSIIGIPWAKSCFVIGTFALWPFGKEVVSRQFVTGQADIGTGTLGLVGNVIWFVLCGLWLAIGHLVAALLSFITIIGIPFGFQHLKLATICLAPIGKTVVERPNPFLDK, translated from the coding sequence ATGATACAAGTTATTCTCAACATCCTCTGGCTTGTTCTCGGCGGCATTGCCATGGGGCTGGGATGGTATGTTGCCGGCCTGATCATGGTTGTCAGCATCATCGGCATACCGTGGGCCAAGTCGTGCTTCGTCATCGGCACTTTCGCCCTGTGGCCCTTCGGCAAGGAAGTGGTCAGCCGCCAGTTCGTCACGGGGCAGGCCGACATAGGCACCGGGACACTGGGCCTTGTGGGCAACGTTATCTGGTTTGTTCTCTGCGGCCTGTGGCTCGCCATCGGGCACCTTGTCGCGGCCCTGCTCAGCTTCATCACCATCATCGGCATACCGTTCGGATTCCAGCACCTCAAACTGGCCACCATCTGCCTTGCGCCCATCGGCAAGACCGTGGTGGAACGCCCCAACCCCTTCCTTGACAAGTAA
- a CDS encoding peptide chain release factor 3: MNKELKREVDKRRTFGIISHPDAGKTTLTEKLLLYGGAIQMAGTVKSRKAARHATSDWMAMEQERGISVTSSVMKFEYNGYEINLLDTPGHQDFSEDTYRVLTAVDSGLLVIDVAKGVETQTLKLMDVCRLRSTPIITFINKLDRDGLDPFAVMADIEERLKIECVPLTWPIGMGSTFRGTWNILKHELHLFSATHGGKVQKGDIFKDINDPRLTDVLGEQVHQLREELALLEGAGTPFDLARYRKGEQTPVFFGSAINNFGVQEMLNSFVELAPPPQPRPTTTRDVSPYEDEFSGVVFKIQANMDKNHRDRIAFMRICSGKFTRGMKVKHHRVGKDFTIANATIFMAQDRTGIEEAFPGDIIGIHNHGTIKIGDTFTDKEPLKFIGIPNFSPEHFRRVQLKDPMKRKQLQKGLEQLAEEGAVQLFRPISNSDYILGAVGMLQFDVIVHRLLHEYAVNALYEPVSVTTARWIHSEDKRALDDFTDYYRSDLAIDAEGCLAYLAPNPWKLESAVERFPKILFSTTREIR; this comes from the coding sequence ATGAACAAGGAACTCAAGCGGGAAGTGGACAAGCGCCGCACCTTCGGCATCATAAGCCACCCGGACGCGGGCAAGACCACCCTCACGGAAAAGCTGCTGCTCTACGGCGGCGCCATTCAGATGGCCGGAACGGTTAAGTCGCGCAAAGCGGCGCGCCACGCCACCTCGGACTGGATGGCCATGGAGCAGGAACGCGGCATTTCCGTTACCTCCTCGGTCATGAAGTTTGAATACAACGGCTACGAGATAAACCTGCTGGACACCCCCGGCCACCAGGACTTTTCCGAAGACACCTACCGCGTGCTCACCGCCGTGGATTCCGGCCTGCTGGTCATAGACGTGGCCAAGGGCGTGGAAACCCAGACCCTTAAACTCATGGACGTGTGCCGCCTGCGCAGCACGCCCATCATCACCTTTATCAACAAGCTGGACCGCGACGGTCTGGACCCCTTTGCCGTTATGGCGGACATAGAAGAGCGGCTGAAGATAGAATGCGTGCCGCTCACATGGCCCATAGGCATGGGTTCCACCTTCCGGGGCACATGGAACATCCTTAAGCACGAACTGCACCTCTTCAGCGCCACCCATGGCGGCAAGGTGCAGAAGGGCGACATCTTCAAGGATATTAACGACCCCCGCCTTACCGATGTTCTGGGCGAACAGGTGCATCAGCTGCGCGAGGAACTGGCACTGCTGGAAGGCGCGGGCACTCCCTTTGATCTGGCGCGTTACCGCAAGGGCGAGCAGACCCCTGTGTTCTTCGGCTCCGCCATAAACAACTTTGGCGTGCAGGAAATGCTCAATTCCTTTGTGGAACTGGCTCCGCCTCCGCAGCCGCGCCCCACCACCACGCGCGACGTATCGCCCTACGAAGACGAGTTTTCCGGCGTGGTCTTCAAAATTCAGGCAAACATGGACAAGAACCACCGGGACCGCATCGCCTTCATGCGCATCTGTTCCGGCAAGTTCACGCGCGGCATGAAGGTGAAGCACCACCGCGTGGGCAAGGATTTTACCATCGCCAACGCCACCATCTTTATGGCGCAGGACCGAACAGGCATAGAAGAAGCCTTTCCCGGCGACATCATAGGCATTCACAACCACGGAACCATCAAGATTGGCGATACCTTCACGGATAAGGAACCGCTCAAGTTCATCGGCATTCCCAACTTTTCGCCGGAACACTTCCGCCGGGTGCAGCTCAAAGACCCCATGAAGCGCAAGCAGCTGCAAAAAGGCCTTGAGCAGCTGGCGGAAGAAGGCGCGGTGCAGCTTTTCCGCCCGATCAGCAACAGCGACTACATTTTAGGCGCCGTGGGCATGCTGCAGTTTGATGTCATAGTACACCGGCTGCTGCACGAGTACGCGGTGAACGCCCTGTACGAGCCGGTTTCCGTAACCACGGCCCGCTGGATTCACAGCGAAGACAAGCGCGCGCTGGACGACTTTACAGACTACTACCGCAGCGACCTGGCCATAGACGCGGAAGGATGCCTTGCCTACCTTGCGCCCAACCCGTGGAAGCTGGAATCTGCCGTGGAGCGGTTTCCCAAAATATTGTTCAGCACCACACGGGAGATCCGCTGA
- a CDS encoding HAMP domain-containing methyl-accepting chemotaxis protein, whose product MFANLRLSSKLYAGFGIVLALLMVVGATAYFAIGNASSGFSSYRNMARQANLAGRVQADMLLVRMDVRNFLAYGKEEDVQKYRKEMAAVQQDMEEARTLITGTDERALLDKTQEAIRQYDVAFGQVVTLGTKMAPMVASLYADGPVMEARLAEILTTSEKQGDVGAALHAGFAMRHLLLMRLHVLRFLDTAEQADADGVAAQYAHMQKELQSLQGELNAGSGAAQVAEVQRVAGAYAGTFAAILTETRDRDRIAAGLDTLGPAIAGYAEEIRTILTNAQNTLGPAVQRANDTATMIILSVGLFAVVFGVLIAFWLARNVLRQIGCDPSEIAEIANKLAEGNMVLSFRANAMGVYQSMQVMVSKLSGIVSEVSAAAENVASGSEELSASSQSLSQGATEQAASIEEISSSMEEMSSNISLTADNARQTETLASQAAQDAQEGGNAVASTVDAMKHIAEKISIVEEIARQTNLLALNAAIEAARAGEHGKGFAVVAAEVRKLAERSGTAAAEISELSSSSVAVAEKAGAMLMKLVPDIKRTADLVQEIASASSEQNAGAEQINKAIQQLDQVVQQNASASEQMSSTSEELASQASQLQETMGFFRISDTGYSRRRTVTAIASLHKPAVTGKHVPLPAAPRGQKEAPRDTAQEAAAAGAGIALSMEDDEAFERF is encoded by the coding sequence GTGTTCGCCAATCTCCGTTTATCCTCCAAGCTCTACGCCGGGTTCGGCATTGTGTTGGCCCTGCTCATGGTGGTGGGCGCAACCGCCTACTTTGCCATCGGAAACGCTTCATCCGGGTTCAGTTCGTACCGGAACATGGCCCGGCAGGCCAATCTTGCGGGCCGGGTGCAGGCAGACATGCTGCTGGTGCGTATGGATGTGCGCAACTTCCTTGCCTATGGCAAGGAGGAGGATGTGCAGAAATACCGCAAAGAGATGGCGGCCGTGCAGCAAGACATGGAAGAGGCGCGTACCCTTATAACCGGCACGGATGAGCGAGCCCTGCTGGACAAGACGCAGGAGGCTATACGCCAGTACGATGTCGCCTTCGGACAGGTGGTAACGCTGGGTACCAAGATGGCCCCCATGGTCGCATCGCTCTATGCGGACGGCCCGGTCATGGAGGCGCGGCTGGCGGAGATTCTTACAACCTCTGAAAAGCAGGGGGATGTGGGGGCGGCCCTGCATGCCGGGTTTGCCATGCGCCACCTGCTGCTCATGCGGCTGCACGTGCTGCGGTTTCTGGACACGGCAGAGCAGGCGGATGCGGATGGCGTGGCAGCGCAGTATGCCCATATGCAGAAAGAACTGCAAAGCTTGCAGGGAGAACTGAATGCCGGGTCCGGTGCCGCGCAGGTGGCGGAAGTGCAGCGCGTGGCGGGAGCATACGCCGGGACGTTTGCTGCCATACTGACGGAGACGAGGGATCGTGACCGCATAGCCGCCGGGCTGGATACCCTTGGTCCGGCCATAGCCGGATACGCTGAGGAGATACGGACCATTCTGACCAATGCCCAGAATACGCTTGGGCCGGCCGTGCAGCGTGCCAACGATACGGCGACCATGATCATTCTTTCCGTGGGGCTTTTTGCAGTGGTTTTTGGTGTGCTTATCGCCTTCTGGCTGGCGCGTAATGTGCTCAGGCAGATTGGCTGCGACCCTTCAGAGATTGCGGAGATTGCCAACAAACTGGCGGAAGGCAATATGGTTCTTTCGTTCCGGGCGAACGCCATGGGCGTGTACCAGAGCATGCAGGTGATGGTTTCCAAGCTTTCCGGCATCGTCAGCGAGGTTTCTGCGGCAGCGGAGAATGTGGCTTCCGGCAGCGAGGAGCTTTCCGCCTCATCGCAAAGCCTGTCGCAGGGAGCCACGGAGCAGGCGGCGAGCATTGAAGAGATATCGTCTTCCATGGAGGAGATGAGTTCCAACATAAGCCTTACGGCGGACAACGCCCGTCAGACAGAGACCCTTGCCTCGCAGGCAGCGCAGGATGCGCAGGAAGGCGGCAATGCCGTGGCAAGCACGGTGGACGCCATGAAGCATATTGCGGAGAAGATTTCCATTGTGGAGGAGATTGCCCGCCAGACCAACCTGCTGGCCCTGAATGCCGCCATTGAAGCGGCCCGCGCGGGCGAGCATGGCAAGGGCTTTGCCGTGGTGGCGGCAGAGGTGCGCAAGCTGGCAGAGCGCAGCGGCACGGCAGCGGCCGAGATAAGCGAGCTTTCTTCCAGCAGCGTGGCCGTGGCGGAAAAGGCGGGGGCCATGCTCATGAAGCTGGTGCCGGATATCAAGCGCACGGCGGACCTTGTGCAGGAAATAGCCTCTGCCTCCAGCGAGCAGAACGCAGGGGCGGAGCAGATAAACAAGGCCATTCAGCAGCTTGATCAGGTGGTGCAGCAGAACGCTTCGGCATCGGAGCAGATGTCTTCCACCTCCGAGGAACTGGCGAGTCAGGCTTCGCAGTTGCAGGAAACCATGGGCTTCTTCCGCATTTCAGACACCGGCTATTCCCGCAGGCGCACGGTGACGGCCATTGCCTCGTTGCATAAGCCTGCCGTGACCGGAAAGCATGTTCCGCTGCCCGCAGCCCCGCGCGGACAGAAGGAGGCCCCCCGCGATACTGCCCAAGAGGCTGCAGCCGCCGGAGCAGGCATTGCCCTTTCCATGGAAGACGACGAGGCGTTTGAACGGTTCTAA
- a CDS encoding VgrG-related protein, with amino-acid sequence MSINPAAIGRISAHVDRLSQGGADSVFGGGTTGFGAGKIPGIGGPGGSPGGGLGGVLGGKFAQLMSDPMVQMTNPAVLQGVLGLDGGEGVKNLTPEDSAISGGLNLTNVKALATLTKVMGNEESPMANMFRSIPTPEGNAIRMSVDKSTASFSAYDPMSALQASSRAAARGDMRAALSELVNAANAMKAQRTPEPAVPEAPEIAESIDDTEEYGIYRKAEQEAQREFAEATRLARNGGAGFKPGALSALFESGGDGGIAAIGYDRRGGTSYGKFQMSSRAGTMDAFIHYLDTHAPDMASRLRQSGSANTGSRSGAMPDAWKEIARSQPARFEELQENFIHRNHFSPAYRAISKAMNVDSMSPAMQEVLFSTAVHHGPTGAVRIFARAYGRTGGFNPASEAEFIRNIYSIRQRQFATSTEGVRTAVQGRLGDELRMALSMLERGDMA; translated from the coding sequence ATGAGCATCAACCCCGCAGCCATAGGGCGTATCAGCGCCCACGTCGACCGCCTCTCGCAGGGCGGTGCCGACTCCGTATTCGGCGGCGGGACGACCGGCTTTGGGGCGGGAAAAATTCCCGGCATAGGCGGCCCCGGCGGGAGTCCGGGGGGCGGTCTGGGCGGTGTTCTGGGCGGCAAGTTTGCCCAGCTGATGAGCGACCCCATGGTTCAGATGACCAACCCCGCTGTCCTGCAAGGCGTGCTCGGGCTGGACGGCGGCGAAGGGGTCAAGAACCTGACGCCTGAAGACAGCGCCATAAGCGGCGGACTGAACCTGACCAACGTCAAGGCACTGGCAACCCTCACCAAGGTCATGGGCAATGAAGAAAGCCCCATGGCGAACATGTTCCGCAGCATCCCCACGCCGGAAGGCAACGCCATCCGCATGTCCGTGGACAAGAGCACGGCTTCCTTTTCTGCATATGACCCCATGAGCGCGTTGCAGGCATCGTCCCGCGCCGCTGCGCGCGGTGACATGCGGGCCGCGCTTTCCGAACTGGTGAACGCCGCCAATGCCATGAAGGCCCAGCGCACGCCGGAACCGGCTGTCCCTGAAGCACCTGAAATAGCAGAATCTATTGACGACACAGAAGAATACGGCATCTACCGCAAGGCAGAGCAAGAGGCACAGAGGGAATTTGCCGAAGCGACGCGGCTTGCGCGCAACGGCGGTGCCGGGTTCAAACCGGGTGCCCTCTCTGCGCTGTTCGAGTCGGGCGGAGACGGGGGCATAGCCGCCATAGGCTATGACAGGCGGGGCGGAACATCGTACGGGAAGTTCCAGATGTCATCCCGCGCGGGAACAATGGACGCCTTCATCCATTATCTGGATACCCACGCCCCGGACATGGCTTCGCGCCTGCGCCAGTCCGGCAGCGCGAACACGGGTTCCCGTTCCGGGGCCATGCCCGACGCATGGAAGGAAATAGCCCGCTCACAGCCCGCGCGGTTTGAAGAATTGCAGGAGAACTTCATCCACCGCAATCACTTCTCCCCTGCCTACCGGGCCATCAGCAAAGCCATGAATGTAGACTCCATGAGCCCCGCCATGCAGGAGGTGCTGTTCTCCACCGCCGTGCACCACGGTCCCACCGGCGCGGTACGCATATTTGCCAGAGCCTACGGCAGAACCGGCGGATTCAACCCCGCCAGCGAAGCGGAGTTCATCCGCAACATCTACAGCATACGCCAGCGCCAGTTCGCCACCTCCACAGAAGGGGTCAGAACCGCCGTGCAGGGCAGGCTGGGCGATGAGCTGCGCATGGCCCTGAGCATGCTGGAACGCGGCGACATGGCCTGA
- a CDS encoding acyl-CoA dehydratase activase codes for MRVAGIDIGSRSMEIVVRERCAPHSCHDGLTDVRSYVWPDAPSGIGSGIGSGIGQDNRQGGQAAAWRTVLQRRLPTTFHPVEQCRVLLQDCLPQRIVATGYGRELVQAAVNSLAESGVRDGGAVSGAVSVETITEIKAHALGAAHDFAHARTVLDIGGQDTKAIALLPPRAGDAASGTLPGRVSRFEMNDRCAAGTGKFLEYTATVFQMDVQAFGLYALEGDDAPLINSMCTVFAETEATSLMAQGIRPQNIALGLHQSIVRRTVNMLRRVGLEFPVVFTGGVARNPCMRHLLQKELGATEQTLLISAEPDMTGALGAALWGCAVADAEIRPAG; via the coding sequence GTGCGGGTTGCAGGAATTGATATAGGCTCGCGGTCCATGGAGATTGTGGTCCGCGAGCGTTGTGCCCCGCACAGTTGCCATGACGGTCTGACGGACGTCCGGTCTTATGTTTGGCCGGACGCCCCGTCCGGCATTGGCTCCGGCATTGGCTCCGGCATTGGACAGGACAACAGACAAGGCGGGCAGGCTGCCGCATGGCGCACCGTGCTCCAGCGCCGCCTGCCCACCACCTTTCATCCGGTGGAACAGTGCCGGGTCCTGCTGCAGGACTGCCTGCCGCAGCGCATTGTGGCCACCGGCTACGGCAGGGAACTGGTGCAGGCGGCGGTGAACAGCCTTGCAGAGAGCGGCGTGCGTGATGGCGGGGCGGTGTCCGGTGCCGTGAGCGTGGAAACCATAACCGAGATCAAGGCCCACGCCCTGGGAGCGGCCCATGATTTTGCCCACGCCCGCACAGTGCTGGACATAGGCGGGCAGGATACCAAGGCCATTGCCCTGCTGCCGCCGCGGGCAGGAGACGCGGCATCCGGCACGCTGCCGGGCCGGGTTTCCCGGTTTGAGATGAATGACCGTTGCGCCGCAGGCACGGGCAAGTTTCTGGAGTACACGGCCACGGTGTTCCAGATGGATGTGCAGGCGTTCGGGCTGTATGCGCTGGAAGGGGATGACGCGCCGCTCATCAATTCCATGTGCACGGTCTTTGCTGAAACAGAGGCCACCTCGCTTATGGCGCAGGGCATACGCCCGCAGAATATTGCGCTGGGGCTGCACCAGTCCATTGTGCGGCGCACGGTGAACATGCTGCGGCGGGTGGGGCTGGAGTTTCCCGTGGTCTTCACGGGGGGCGTAGCCCGCAACCCGTGCATGCGTCATCTGCTGCAAAAGGAACTGGGCGCAACGGAACAGACGCTGCTCATTTCTGCTGAGCCGGATATGACCGGCGCGCTGGGCGCGGCATTGTGGGGATGTGCGGTGGCGGATGCGGAAATACGACCGGCAGGCTAG
- a CDS encoding double-cubane-cluster-containing anaerobic reductase — MSAYKEMWEKLNLDIPAHDGLLAVLGKFYGDIYLSQQGRLKGMEYLDFVLSEVHGLRVKELQDAKAQGRKVIGTFCVFVPEELTLAADAVHVGLCAGADAGTEQAEKLVPRNTCALIKSFIGFKLARLCPYTESCDMVVGETTCDGKKKAYEAFAEHVNMHVMELPQTKSESARALFRAEVLRYTSELERLTGVTITPERLAAATKVVNDKRRALQRLSRLRAADPAPISGRDALLINQVSFYDDPVRFTQSVNALCDEMEARIAKGEGIAPAGTVRLMLSGCPMAVPNWKLPYVMEGSGAVIVGEESCIGTRNTRDLVDESPADMDGMIDALVDRYMRIDCACFTPNTERLDNVVDMAKELKADGVVHYALMFCQPYAHEAMKVEGALRAEGIPMLAMETDYSMEDVEQLKTRVQAFVEMVR, encoded by the coding sequence ATGAGTGCGTACAAGGAAATGTGGGAAAAGCTGAACCTGGACATCCCCGCCCATGACGGCCTGCTTGCCGTTTTGGGTAAGTTTTACGGTGACATCTATCTGTCGCAGCAGGGCCGCCTGAAGGGTATGGAATATCTGGACTTTGTGCTCAGCGAGGTGCACGGGCTGCGCGTGAAGGAGTTGCAGGACGCCAAGGCGCAGGGGCGCAAGGTTATAGGCACCTTCTGTGTCTTTGTGCCCGAGGAGCTTACCCTTGCGGCAGATGCCGTGCACGTGGGGCTGTGTGCCGGGGCGGATGCGGGTACGGAACAGGCGGAAAAGCTGGTTCCCCGCAACACCTGCGCGCTCATCAAATCCTTTATCGGCTTCAAGCTGGCGCGTCTGTGTCCCTATACCGAATCCTGTGACATGGTGGTGGGAGAAACCACCTGTGACGGCAAGAAAAAGGCGTATGAGGCATTTGCCGAGCATGTGAACATGCATGTGATGGAACTGCCCCAGACCAAGAGCGAAAGCGCCCGCGCCCTGTTCCGGGCAGAGGTGCTGCGGTATACATCCGAGCTGGAGCGGCTGACCGGAGTGACCATAACCCCGGAGCGCCTTGCCGCTGCAACAAAGGTCGTGAACGACAAGCGTCGCGCCCTGCAGCGCCTGAGCCGTCTGCGTGCGGCAGACCCGGCCCCCATATCCGGCCGGGACGCACTGCTTATCAATCAGGTTTCTTTTTATGACGACCCCGTGCGGTTCACCCAGTCCGTGAACGCACTGTGCGATGAGATGGAAGCCCGCATTGCCAAGGGCGAGGGTATTGCCCCGGCAGGCACGGTGCGGCTTATGCTTTCCGGCTGTCCCATGGCGGTGCCCAACTGGAAACTGCCGTATGTGATGGAAGGTTCCGGTGCGGTCATAGTGGGGGAAGAATCGTGCATAGGCACCCGCAATACCCGTGACCTTGTGGACGAATCGCCCGCAGACATGGACGGCATGATAGACGCTCTGGTGGACCGCTACATGCGCATAGACTGTGCGTGCTTTACTCCCAACACGGAACGGCTGGATAACGTGGTGGACATGGCAAAGGAACTGAAGGCGGACGGCGTGGTCCATTATGCGCTCATGTTCTGCCAGCCCTATGCCCACGAAGCCATGAAGGTGGAAGGCGCACTGCGTGCGGAAGGTATCCCCATGCTGGCCATGGAAACCGACTACAGCATGGAGGATGTGGAGCAGCTGAAGACGCGCGTGCAGGCCTTTGTGGAAATGGTGCGCTGA
- a CDS encoding transferase translates to MKLFGQLLERIIDRVNVNLRSLGFDVRPYVRVMAEYRYGGCSFACYGLSTYHPIHLQFDNSSLSGSYFLGRCKVRHSVLMRSDIRGDELKKKGQIWEIDDIRIPLYHDEIITIRNSFLDTTLVHSNSHSPESPEEFPIRNTVAMPYANIHGAPIEGSFIGTFGTVDLTCVHNCVIGHFAYVLAGEVRAESFPPGTILLRSGGAWEFRYTYDPAVLDRYIRHEEGEAPEGLFIDFAEPYEDAFAGLFASARQGVYPAGAGSFVSRYAVKRGETSIANNVLVAQRAYLENAILHTGSNAQEKCYIIDSVLGPRCVAAHGAKIVGTHLEEHIFVGFNCFLHGTAKAPLTIGRDCIVMPHTIIDLEEPVHVPANRLVWGIIRRAADLEENSIDLDELATGSGDVRMGRMTFRGDAAGFVRGFRDRIDHILQENGAFWDGHDEVSKGHSQNMKYLTFNIIQPYADGDAEGLYPTIDIRPIG, encoded by the coding sequence ATGAAGCTTTTTGGCCAACTGCTTGAACGCATCATAGACCGTGTGAACGTAAATCTGCGCAGCCTCGGGTTCGATGTACGCCCCTACGTGCGCGTTATGGCGGAATACCGCTACGGCGGGTGCTCCTTTGCCTGCTACGGCCTGAGCACCTATCATCCCATCCACCTGCAATTTGACAACTCCAGCCTTTCCGGCAGCTACTTTCTCGGCCGCTGCAAGGTGCGCCATTCCGTGCTCATGCGTAGCGATATACGCGGCGACGAACTGAAGAAAAAGGGACAGATATGGGAGATAGACGACATTCGCATCCCCCTGTACCACGATGAAATCATCACCATCCGCAACAGTTTTCTGGATACCACCCTCGTGCACAGCAATTCCCATTCGCCGGAATCGCCGGAGGAGTTCCCCATCCGCAACACCGTTGCCATGCCCTATGCAAACATTCACGGCGCGCCCATAGAGGGCAGCTTTATCGGCACCTTCGGCACCGTGGACCTTACCTGCGTGCACAACTGCGTCATCGGGCACTTTGCCTACGTGCTGGCAGGCGAAGTGCGGGCAGAATCCTTCCCGCCCGGCACCATTCTGCTGCGGTCCGGCGGCGCGTGGGAGTTCCGCTACACCTATGACCCCGCCGTGCTGGACAGATACATCCGTCATGAAGAGGGAGAAGCACCGGAAGGCCTGTTCATAGACTTTGCGGAACCCTACGAAGACGCCTTTGCCGGGCTCTTCGCCTCCGCGCGGCAGGGAGTGTACCCCGCCGGTGCCGGGTCGTTTGTCAGCCGCTATGCCGTTAAGCGCGGCGAAACCAGCATTGCCAACAACGTGCTGGTTGCCCAGCGCGCGTATCTGGAGAACGCCATCCTGCACACCGGTTCCAACGCGCAGGAAAAGTGCTACATCATCGATTCCGTGCTCGGGCCGCGCTGCGTGGCGGCGCACGGAGCCAAGATTGTGGGCACGCATCTGGAGGAGCACATCTTCGTGGGCTTTAACTGCTTCCTGCACGGCACGGCAAAAGCCCCGCTGACCATAGGGCGCGACTGCATTGTCATGCCGCACACCATCATAGACCTGGAAGAGCCGGTGCACGTTCCTGCCAACAGGCTGGTCTGGGGCATCATCCGGCGGGCGGCGGATCTGGAGGAAAACTCCATCGATCTGGACGAACTTGCAACAGGCAGCGGCGATGTGCGCATGGGACGCATGACCTTCCGGGGTGATGCGGCTGGTTTCGTGCGCGGATTCCGTGACCGGATAGACCACATCTTGCAGGAGAACGGCGCGTTCTGGGACGGGCACGATGAGGTCAGCAAGGGCCACAGCCAGAACATGAAGTATCTTACCTTCAACATCATCCAGCCCTATGCGGACGGCGACGCGGAAGGGTTGTATCCTACCATTGACATACGGCCCATAGGGTAG